One Scomber scombrus chromosome 4, fScoSco1.1, whole genome shotgun sequence genomic region harbors:
- the LOC133979379 gene encoding granzyme A-like, protein MLCSRNLSVVLSSMVILIVQSSHGAEIIGGQVVSPHSMPFMALLETNAPACGGILISPKWVLTAAHCSDIKTVFLGVHSIKSIKEEKDSRQILKVQKRIPHPCYDKSDKVNDIMLLKLSKSAKKTKTVAWLNLDKTIKDPASGSTCKVAGWGKTNNVAKKMSDVLMAVNVTVVDRVKCNSPDYYNLNPVITKGMICAGSDGKNQADTCQGDSGGPLLCNGALVGVTSFGQQCGLIKKPGVYTFLSQKQLDWIKKTMKKSEIQ, encoded by the exons atgctCTGCTCAAGGAATCTCAGTGTTGTTCTCTCATCTATGGTCATCCTCATTGTCCAGTCCA GTCATGGTGCTGAAATTATTGGAGGTCAAGTAGTGTCGCCTCATTCGATGCCTTTCATGGCTCTGCTGGAGACAAATGCACCAGCCTGTGGAGGAATACTGATCAGTCCAAAATGGGTCCTGACTGCTGCCCACTGCTCTGA TATCAAGACAGTCTTCCTGGGGGTGCACTCCATAAAATCCataaaagaggagaaggatTCAAGGCAGATCCTAAAGGTGCAGAAACGGATTCCTCATCCCTGCTATGATAAATCTGACAAAGTCAATGACATCATGTTGCTCAAG CTCAGCAAATCGGCAAAGAAAACCAAAACGGTAGCATGGCTTAATTTGGATAAAACCATCAAAGACCCAGCAAGTGGCTCCACCTGCAAGGTGGCTGGATGgggaaaaacaaataatgttgccaaaaaaatgtctgatgtCCTGATGGCTGTCAATGTGACTGTGGTGGACAGAGTGAAGTGCAACTCTCCTGACTATTACAACTTAAACCCTGTCATCACTAAGGGCATGATATGTGCTGGTTCAGATGGTAAAAACCAAGCTGATACCTGTCAG GGTGATTCAGGTGGACCGCTGTTGTGCAATGGAGCACTAGTTGGAGTCACTTCCTTTGGACAGCAGTGTGGCCTCATTAAAAAGCCTGGAGTTTACACTTTTCTGTCACAAAAACAACTCGACTGGATCAAAAAGACAATGAAGAAGTCTGAAATACAATGA